TCCGGGGAAAAATAGCAGCTAAATCCAGTCGCTACCACCCCATCAAACTGATTGTCTTCGTATTGCAGGTGATGAGCCGGACCGCGTTCTACACCTTTGAACAATTTGGAGTTCAACTGCGGCCCCCGACTATTGACCGCTTCCTGGGCGACTTTACTCAGCTCTTGACCGTAGAAGTAGGCTTCCCACTCAAACCAGGGATACACCAAAAAGCTCAGTCCACAACCAATATCCAGCCAATTCTGCTTTTTCTTGGGTTTTTGGAACTGCCAAAATTCAGAGGCAATTCTGGCTTGCAGACGCCCCGCATTCCAGTCTTGAAATACAGGCATTGCTTCTACTTCTGGCGGTAGCTCAAAGGCCGCTTGCTCATATTCGCGGTTAAACCGCTGGGTCACTGCTTGTATCTGCTCCTGCCATTGATCATCAGGATTGGCTAACTCGGGCAAACTGGTGTACAAATTCGTTTGCTGCTGCTTTTTAGCCATAGTGTGACTCAGGATATAAGGTGAGCATCTGATTTGTGACGAAAAGAGGGATTAGCCTTTAAGCGCCTTGGTAAAATTTTGCCGATAGGACTTGTTCGCCAACATCACGGGCCAGAGAAGGGTGAGAATTAGACGGTTAGAAGTAAAATTCGTCTGTCTAAATCCGGACCAAAATCGCCAGCCGCCACCGGTATAGATAACGATTAACAATAGCCAGACAAAAAAGGGCATAAACGATGTCCTCCTGATCGAACATTCGACGATGATAATGCATCAATTTTAGTTCACAGATTCAGTAATTGTTTGCATCTGCACAGTTCTGTAATGCCGTGTTGGTTTACGCTGAAGCTACAGATCGGTTCTGCCAGTTGAGATTGGGGTCTGGTTCTGTCTCTAGAAAAGCAATTCAGACTGTATCAGCGACAGAATGTCATGATAGAACTTACAGTCAAGGGAATGAACAATGCCCCAGTCTTCCCAGGATCCAGATGCAGTATCTGTCGAGACTGAAGTCATTACGGATGACGACTATCAACAGACCCTTGAACAGCAAAAGCATCTGGCTGCACAGGATCAAAAAGCGAGAGCACAAGCTCGGCAAATTCTGCAGCGCTATGACCAGGGCTTTACCCCAAATTTAATTCAAGATATTCGCCTGTCCGCTTTTGATTCCCTGACGGCGAGTCGAGCCATTATGCAGTTGTTACGACTCAGTTTGGCTGCAGATGAGTATGGTGCTGTGGGAGAACCCCGGCTGACTTATACGCGGGGACGCAATGTTGCGATCGCACAGCAATGCGGCCATATCCTCTACCAACTAGGTGGCCTCCGGCTAATGGAAAGAGTCGTGACTCGTTTGATTCCACCCTTTGATCAGGAAAACTTACATCAAGCTTGGCAAGGCATTGGAGCTGGGCCTGCTGAAATCCTTAAAGCAACAGCAGCCAAGAAGCTTCCCTCAACTGGATTCACAAATCCTAAGCAGTAGTATCACAAGCTCTCTTGAGATCTACATATGGGTCAATAGCCTCCTTCTAACTCTATGGAGCAGGTGCTACCGTTGACTCATAGATAGGGGCTGGTTTTTCCCTAATGCGTTGGGCAATGGGTTGAACGCGTTTAACTACCTTGATCAAGTATTCATAATCAGGCGGCTGGGCATTGGAGATGTAACCCACCGAACGTTTTGTTTTGGGCGCAGCAGATTCTAAGGCATCCAATAGCTGAGTCTGTAAGACATTATCAACATCTGGCCCAATGAGTACTGCTCCTGAAGGCACCAAATGGGAGTCCCGATGCAAAATCCGAAAGTCTGCATCCTTGAAATCGGCACGATATTGCCCTAATTCTGCCAAAGACAAAGCACCTGCAGCCACTTCCCCCTGATTGATCCACTTCAATACCTCTTTAGGGGTGGAGCCAAATTTGATCTCGGCGAGGGTCAAACCATACAAATTAAAGACCGGAAAATAGTAGCCAGCCGCAGATCCTCTCTGACCTAAGGCAACAGTTGTGTTACTGAGATCTTTAATAGCCATAGCAGGGTGATCATCACGAACAACGATGACCGATCGTTCTTGATCTCCACCTTCACGAGGCAAGAGTGGAACATACTGAGCCTGAGAAATAGCGATTGCGGCCAACCCAGGAGGCGCAAAAACTAAATCCCAATTTTGCCGTTCAATCTGATCGATAGCCTGAATTTCATTGAGAGCAGGCTCTAATTCAATTAGGCTTTTTAATTCCGCCCCTAAATGCTCTTTTAATGCGGCATATTGCTCTAATGAGCGGGCCCCTTCACCATAACTAACCACACCGACCACTAATTTCTTCAAGGTTGTATTTTCAGTAGAGTCACAGGCTACCAACAACCACAAAATAGGTAATAAGAAAACCAAAAAAAAACGGCGTGAATGCATCTTCAAGATCATAAAAAAACTTCATCTAACTTATCTATGCTTGATCTTGTCGCGGTTCGTCTAGCTAGGCTAAGCTTGGAAATAGCTATAAGCTAGCAAAATCAATTGTTTCGAAGTATCACAATGACTAGAAGCGCAGAGGATAATATCCCAGGATAGACCACATTCTACAGTGACATCAATAGAGAGTTGATCGTAGTAATAATTCTCCGTTTGAAAATAATTGTTTTACCTTTACATGACTTAAAGGTCTGGTATTAAGTCACTCAGTCTTGAAGAATAATACTCACCATGAACAATAGCTAAGGAATCCTGCCAATGTTCCAAAATCTCAAGTTGGGCGTCAAGCTAAACCTCATTTTGCTGTCGGTTTTCTTAATTATTGTTCTGATTAATGGTTTGCTTTTATCTAATATCCTGCAGAAGAATGCGGAGCAAGAAGTCAAGGATAAAGCCCTAGTCCTAATTGAGACCATGACTTCTGTGCGCGAATATACCAGTAAGCAAGTAAACCAAGGGACAATCAAAAAGCTATCTCCTGAATTAGAGATTGATGGTCAGTTTGTCAAGACAAGCGTGCCTGGCTATTCCGCTCGGGAAGTCTTTAGTAACCTACAAAAACGTGAGCAGTACAGTGACTTCTTCTATAAAGAAGCAACCCTAAACCCTACTTATCCTCGCGATAAAGCCGATAGATTCGAAACTGAAGTCGTTGAAAAATTCCGCAGTCAACCAGATTTGCAAGAGCAAGTCGGTTTTCGCAAAATTTCAGCTGGAGACCTATTTTATATTGCACGACCTTTGCAGATTAAAAGTGAAAGTTGTTTAGTCTGCCACAGTACCCCTGAAAAAGCCCCCGCTAGCCAAATTAAAACCTACGGAGATACCGGTGGTTTTGGTTGGGAACTCAATGAGATTATTGGCGCTCAAATGATTTCCGTACCGGCCAGCAAGGTATTTGCAGAAGCTCGACGATTGCAATTGCTTGTAATCGGCATCCTAGCAGCAGGCTTTATCGTTGCAGCCGTTATTCTCAACCTGTTCTTGAAATTCTCAATTATTACGCCCTTGACCAAAATGTCCAAGTGGTCACGAGATGTCAGCACAGGGGCGTCAGATACTGATTTTGAACATAAGCCTAATGATGAAATCGGGGTACTTGCAGCTTCTGTGAACCGCTTGAAAGTCAGCTTGGAAATGGCAATGAATATGCTCAAGCAGAACCCTGACAATCCTTAAGTTATCCCAATAGGAGTAACAAGAAGATAGCTAAAAGTGAGTATGAGTTAAAGCAATGTCAGTCAGCTTCTCCCTCTTGAACTTAGAAAAAGTCTTTAGCTTTCTGAACTACAAGAGTTAGAGCAAAAATGGCAAATATAAAGATGCCAAAGATACCTAAATGTTGATTGACATTGACTTTGAACGCATTGCTGAATTGCTCATTAATGCCGTTGATTAAGCCTTCAGCATTACCGAGCGCTTTGTTTCGCTTCGAGCTCCAGTCTCTAAAAGCGGTTTGGTATTCTTCTAAATCTTTTTCAAATTTGTCAAAAGCGTCTGGAGATTGGGCCGCCGCCCCAGTCGGTTGCTTAGGCTTTACGGGTTCTGGCTCGTCTACGCTTTTATCATATTCTGCCAAGATGCCAGGAAAATTGCATGTCTTAAAGACGCTTTTTCCCATACAATCACAACTCTTTTTTCGTTCTTCTTCAATAGCATCGACTTCTTTGACCTTTCCTGATGTAACATCCTGCCAGCAGAGATCTTCGGCTACATCAACGCCGACTTTCGAAAGGGTAGAAAGCGCTTCAAATGGCCACTTGGTCAGAGACAATTGGTTCAAAACCTTACCCGGAGGGCCAAAGGTATCTATCGGCAAGACTCCACCCCCAAAAATAATTTGAGGAATAAGAAAAACCAATACTAAAATCGGTGCCACACTTTGATTTGGAGCCGCTGCTGATCCCAATAGTCCCAACAACATCCCGGCTATAACAGAAAGGGTAATCGTGAAATACATTCCTACTAGAATGCCAGGTTCACTCGGCAAATCTGGGATAGCAATCACTTTAAAGAGTAGGAAGACACCCCCTTGATACAGCGCCAGCAGCACGCTGACCCATACCTTTGAGAAAACATAAGGAATGATTTGTAAGCCGATGATTCGTTCACGACTATAAATATCAACTTCTTTGACAATTTCACGCATGGTTGGAAGTGCACCCACCATAACGGAGAACAAAATTGTCGTGAATAACATCGTCAACGCTAAGTTGGCACTCCCATCTTCCCTACCAAAGAGCGGTTGACTCCAGGTCACGAGATCCAGCATCCCCAGGATAGGGGCAACAGCTAGCATTAACATCAAACTGACGCGATCGCGCATCAGTATCGCGATATTCCGCTTCGATAAAATCAGGAATTGTTTCCAACTCGAAATAGTTTTGACCTGAGCGCCGGGTAATTGCTGCTTCAGGCGTTTCGCACCTCTTTGAGTTCCAGATGCCCCCAAGGATTGTTGGCGTTGCGCCACATATTTCTGATACAGGGGCGATTGCTGATACCGCTGTTGCCATTCCTGGGGGGATAATTCATGTTCAACCTTGCTGTAAATTTGGTTGAATTTTTCTACGCCAAAATAGCCGGGTGCTTCTTTAGGTGGGCCATAGTAGGCTAAATAACCACCCCGGGCCATAAACACCACCTGATCACACATGGTCACATTGTCGGTGGCATGGGTAATCAGCAAAATGGTGCGGCCTTGATCCGCTAACTCTCGCAATAGCTGCATAAGCTCAGCTTCTGTACCGGGATCAAGGCCCGACGTTGCTTCATCTAAATAAAACAAGCTGGGCTTCGTCAGGAGTTCTACCCCAATGGACACCCGCTTAATTTGACCACCACTCAAAGACTTAATGGGAACAGAACGTCGATGTTCCAGCCCTAAGTCTTTAAGGACTTCACTCACCCGCATTTTACGTTCTGCTCGGGTTGTATCATTGGGCATTCTCAGTTGAGCCGCAAAATCTAAGGCTTGTTCAACCGTTAACTCCATATGGACAATGTCCCGCTGGGGAACATAGCCAATTTGATTGCGATAGGCATTGAAATTACGGTATAAATCCGTACCGTTGACTAAGACATTCCCACTAGTCGCTGGACGAAATCCGTTCAGGGCGTCCAGTAGGGTAGATTTCCCCCCACCACTGACTCCCGCAATCACGACAAATTCCCGAGCCTGAATCGACAAGGAGATATCTTGCAGCAGGTTGAGGTCCTTATTGATTTGCTTATTCAAGCCAATAGCATCAATCCGCAGATTACCTTCTTCATTGCTATGCAAAAGGGTCTCATTCAGGTTAAAGACCAGATTGGTCGGACCCACACGAATCGAATCCCCTACTCGGAGAGGATGATGTCCCGCAATTTGCTTGCCATTTAAGAAAGTGCCATTTGTAGAGTTGAGATCGAGAACAATATAAGAACCGTCTTGCTTTTTGATTTGGGCATGGAACCGGGAGACAGACGGGTGGTTGATCTCCATGTCATTGAGGGGATCACGCCCCAAGGTGAAGGTATCACGTCCTTTTAAGTCTAAATGTCGAGATTGGGTGGGAGGAGCTCCCACACCAGCCTCTGGAACGCCTGAAATAGTCGTTTTTTGAGCTGAAACCGGGACAGGAGACTGGGCGGGAATAGGAACGGGTGCTGCAATCGCCAAAATTATTTCATATTTACCGATGCGTACTTGATCGCCTGCAACCAGTGATCGGGGCGTGTGAGGGGCTAACTGAATGCCATTGACGTAGGTACCATCCGAGCTATTGAGATCTGTGACAGCATAAGCATTACCAGAATATTTGAATTGGGCATGATGCCTAGAGACTGACAAATCATCACTTAAAACGAGCTGATTATCTGGGGAGCGACCTAAGTTGACTTCAGTTTGGGTCAGTGGAAATTCTCTAATGAGAGCTTGGTCTTTGCGGATAGCAAGTTTGGCAGCAGGATTAGGCATCGTCAGATTCGAGACAGCATAAACGGAATTGGCTGGCAATGGGTCGATTATGAACGAGGGAACTAGGGCTTCGTATTAGGATCCCATTCGATCACATTCGAACATTGATCAATATTAATCCCATTAAAGTTCGAATCCTTCAAGATAAAGTTATTCCGCAACACTTAGGAGCGTAATCGTTGCCGAAATTCTGTGGCTTGCTCTGCAATCGGAATTTGCTGCGAAAGCAGTTTGACTAACTCTTGTTCCGTCACATCCGGATACTGGGTCAGTGTGCGCTGATAAACAATAGCTGAGATGGGGCCAATAAACTCTGCTAGAAGATTTTGACACTTTTGCCCAAATTCTGGCCGAACGGCAGATTTTGAATTAGGGACAATGGGCACGGTGGCCGATTCCGGTGCTGTCGATGCAGGACCTGTTGCCGGAGGAGAAGGAGCTGGCGTAATCGGCTGACTGTTTGCCTGAGCACTAGAGGAAACTGGCTGACTAGGAGGTTGAGCACTGGGAGGAATGCTGGAGCCAGATGAATGAGGATGAGCAGAATTAACCGCCTGGGTAGGTTCAACACCCAACGCTGGATTCAGCACGGAAGCAGGAATAGATTGACCGCTACTTTCCAAAACAACGAGCTGCTGCAGTAGCACTTCAGCATTTGCGGGTCGTTGGCTAGCCACTGGAGCCATCAGCCAATCTAAAAGATTGGAAAACCGAGGTGAGATATTAATGGCGGTGGAGCGCCATTCGAATTCATCCGTACTACCGTCATAAAATTGGCTGAGTTCTTTGCCCGTCACCAAGTAGACGAAGGTTCGACCTAAAGCAAAAAAGTCAGACTGGGGAACTGCCTGCCCATGAATTTGTTCACGGGGAGTATAAAAGGAGGAGACAACGCGTGTTCCACCTTGTTGAGTGTTGGTCACATTCGTCACTGAGCGGGCCGTACCAAAGTCAACCAAACAGATGTTGCCATTGGCTTTCAGCATAATGTTAGAGGGCTTAATGTCCCGGTGCAGCACCTGCTGTTGATGGACAACCTGAAGAATCTTCAGGACTTGTTTCAGCCATTGGACAGCCAGTTTTTCATCAATGGGATGACCCCGTTGTCGTAAATAATCTTGCAAATCTAACCCCACAATTTTTTCCATGACCAGGCAATGGAGGGGTTCTTTCCAATTGCGAGGATAGAACGTGAAGTAAGAATTGGGCTCAACTTTAGGAATGCCAGGATGATGGAGTTGGCTCAGCAAATTAGCCTCGCGCTGAAACAACTCCACATGTTTTGGATAATTATCAGTCAGTATTTTAAGGATTTTAGAACTACTCTCTAAATCACTCACTTCGTAGGTTTTGCCAAATCCTCCCTGCCCTCGCAGACTAAGGACTCGATAACGACCTTCTAATAACAGTTCTGAACCACAACTCGCACAGAACAGATGGTCATCTGAGCTTTGTGGATCGGCACAACTAGGATTGATGCAGAGACTCATGCGAGGGTAATTAACAGAATGGGAGTAAAGCAGCAAAGGTCAGACCGAAAGATTCCAGTCATGATTCGCGGCGGTGTAAAGATAGTGTTTTGCCAAGTCGCAGGCAGTAGGACTCTAGGGTGAAGTCCAATACTGTTTCGGTTGAATGCCTTCATCTATGAGGTATGACATCGGGGTGATAACCCGAGGAATCATGGGCAGAAGACAGGTTGTCTCATCAACAATTTCTTTTACCCCCTATAGAAATATCAACAGCTTCCAGGATCTTTATGCAAGTTCCAGAAAACATATTGGAAGGTTACCCATATTCACAGAATTTACTTGCGGCTAATGGGTTCGGATCGAACGGGTGACAATTACGACTTTCTAGTTTCAGTTTATGGGGCCAAGGGCGCCACGAAAATGATCTCTGTCATCCCTACATCTTTCTTATGATCAATAGTGGTTGGTGATCTAGCTCAAGATCACATCGTGTCAGACTTCTACAGATATTCTGGGAGTCTTGGTCTAGATACATGGCCTTTCGTCAGCACAGCTGACAAAAAATCACTTCAGAGTGTCTATGCAGAGAACATCCGCTTTTCTAGATATTTTATAAGCCAATAGTTGTAGTTTTATATACTTATCTCAAACAGTCTAGAGTAGAAAGATAAGGCACGATTTCAACTTGGCCAATGAAATTATTTTCATGCTATGGAAACAATGATGATCTCTCATTACCTTACTTAAAGCCTTATAGAGGAAGGAAGTGACAATTCTGAGCATATCCCCATTCTGAATATGAGCCATTCGGTTAATATTCGTCTTAAAACTTTACAGACAACAATTCCTAATCACCCTAAATGAGGCGATTAGGAGAATGATGTTATTCAGCGCAGCGGGTTCTTAAAGGCAGCGATTAAGATATATCTCTGGGCCGTTATTTCAACGATATACTTGCAGTCTGCCCCCCATATTCAAATTAATGTTTCTGTTGCCTATCTCCCCATTATCAGTGGCTAGTACTGTAAAGCCTTTATTGGGAGATGTCCGCCTGGATCTGATAATTCTGGTGATTTTGCTGTTTTTATCAGCTTTCTTCGCCGGATCTGAAACCGCCATCACGGCCCTCGACAATCTGAAGCTCAGGGCTCTGATGAAAGCGGAAGGGGATCCTGATGGGCTCTATCGGTTGGTGCTAGAGAAACGGGCTCGATTTATTACAACTCTGCTGATTGGCAACAATTTGGTCAACAATTTTGCGGCGATCTTGACCAGCAATTTATTTGTGATTTGGTTTGGTGGTGCGGGGGTTGGACTAGCAACAGCTGCGGTCACTTTTTTGCTGCTACTGTTTGGTGAAATTACCCCCAAATCCTTAGCCGTGAATAATTCCATGCCTATCTTTCAATGGGTGGTGCGCCCCATCTATTGGTTGTCGGTTATGTTATTACCGATCATTCGCCTGTTTGAATCGATTGTGCAGGTCGTGATTCGCTTTTTCCAAAGTGGTTTAAAACAACAAAATGAGTCGCTTCAAGATTTGCAGCTCTTAATTGAAGTGCTTGGAGGACGAGGTCAGCTCGATTTACAGAAACGCCAACTCCTCAACAAAGCTTTGATGTTGGACAACCTGACGGTGCGCCAAGTCGTCAAGCCACGGGTGGAGATGCAGACGGTTGCCCATGAAGCTACGATGCAAGACGTGATTGATATTTGTCTGGACAGTGGGTATTCGCGGATTCCAGTCCAAGAGGAGTCCAAAGATTCCATTGTGGGCGTAATCCACTTAAAAAGTGCGGTGCAGCACCTCAAAACCCACGGGAATGACATCGTGACAGCCGCAATGGATCCACCGGTATACATTCCAGAAACTAAACGAGTCGCAGATCTAATGAAAGAGATGTTGCATCAGCGCCTTCATTTAGCCATTGCTGTAGATGAGTATGGCGGTACGGTGGGTTTGGTGACTCTAGAAGATCTGTTAGAAGAGTTGGTGGGCGAAATCTATGATGAGAGTGATTCTCCCAGCTCCGCAACGCCGCGACGATATTTAGGGTTAGGATTATTATCCCGACCGGGATCTACCTCTTCTTAGTCAGTAGACCGTATGCGGGATTGAGCAATTTGCCAACTGAGAAAAATGACCGGCAATAGTCCCACTAGCACGATGGCTAATGCAGGTGCTGCCGCTTCCACTAATCGTTCATCCGACGCATAACGATAGACACGCACGGCTAAGGTATCAAAATTGGGGGGTTGAATCACGATGGTGGCGGGAAGTTCTTTCATCACATCCACAAACACCAACATCAAAGCTGTGAGCAGACTCCCCCCCATCATGGG
The Acaryochloris marina S15 genome window above contains:
- a CDS encoding DUF3365 domain-containing protein, producing the protein MFQNLKLGVKLNLILLSVFLIIVLINGLLLSNILQKNAEQEVKDKALVLIETMTSVREYTSKQVNQGTIKKLSPELEIDGQFVKTSVPGYSAREVFSNLQKREQYSDFFYKEATLNPTYPRDKADRFETEVVEKFRSQPDLQEQVGFRKISAGDLFYIARPLQIKSESCLVCHSTPEKAPASQIKTYGDTGGFGWELNEIIGAQMISVPASKVFAEARRLQLLVIGILAAGFIVAAVILNLFLKFSIITPLTKMSKWSRDVSTGASDTDFEHKPNDEIGVLAASVNRLKVSLEMAMNMLKQNPDNP
- a CDS encoding serine/threonine-protein kinase, with protein sequence MSLCINPSCADPQSSDDHLFCASCGSELLLEGRYRVLSLRGQGGFGKTYEVSDLESSSKILKILTDNYPKHVELFQREANLLSQLHHPGIPKVEPNSYFTFYPRNWKEPLHCLVMEKIVGLDLQDYLRQRGHPIDEKLAVQWLKQVLKILQVVHQQQVLHRDIKPSNIMLKANGNICLVDFGTARSVTNVTNTQQGGTRVVSSFYTPREQIHGQAVPQSDFFALGRTFVYLVTGKELSQFYDGSTDEFEWRSTAINISPRFSNLLDWLMAPVASQRPANAEVLLQQLVVLESSGQSIPASVLNPALGVEPTQAVNSAHPHSSGSSIPPSAQPPSQPVSSSAQANSQPITPAPSPPATGPASTAPESATVPIVPNSKSAVRPEFGQKCQNLLAEFIGPISAIVYQRTLTQYPDVTEQELVKLLSQQIPIAEQATEFRQRLRS
- a CDS encoding hemolysin family protein, with protein sequence MFLLPISPLSVASTVKPLLGDVRLDLIILVILLFLSAFFAGSETAITALDNLKLRALMKAEGDPDGLYRLVLEKRARFITTLLIGNNLVNNFAAILTSNLFVIWFGGAGVGLATAAVTFLLLLFGEITPKSLAVNNSMPIFQWVVRPIYWLSVMLLPIIRLFESIVQVVIRFFQSGLKQQNESLQDLQLLIEVLGGRGQLDLQKRQLLNKALMLDNLTVRQVVKPRVEMQTVAHEATMQDVIDICLDSGYSRIPVQEESKDSIVGVIHLKSAVQHLKTHGNDIVTAAMDPPVYIPETKRVADLMKEMLHQRLHLAIAVDEYGGTVGLVTLEDLLEELVGEIYDESDSPSSATPRRYLGLGLLSRPGSTSS
- a CDS encoding phosphate/phosphite/phosphonate ABC transporter substrate-binding protein, which produces MHSRRFFLVFLLPILWLLVACDSTENTTLKKLVVGVVSYGEGARSLEQYAALKEHLGAELKSLIELEPALNEIQAIDQIERQNWDLVFAPPGLAAIAISQAQYVPLLPREGGDQERSVIVVRDDHPAMAIKDLSNTTVALGQRGSAAGYYFPVFNLYGLTLAEIKFGSTPKEVLKWINQGEVAAGALSLAELGQYRADFKDADFRILHRDSHLVPSGAVLIGPDVDNVLQTQLLDALESAAPKTKRSVGYISNAQPPDYEYLIKVVKRVQPIAQRIREKPAPIYESTVAPAP
- a CDS encoding FHA domain-containing protein; the encoded protein is MPNPAAKLAIRKDQALIREFPLTQTEVNLGRSPDNQLVLSDDLSVSRHHAQFKYSGNAYAVTDLNSSDGTYVNGIQLAPHTPRSLVAGDQVRIGKYEIILAIAAPVPIPAQSPVPVSAQKTTISGVPEAGVGAPPTQSRHLDLKGRDTFTLGRDPLNDMEINHPSVSRFHAQIKKQDGSYIVLDLNSTNGTFLNGKQIAGHHPLRVGDSIRVGPTNLVFNLNETLLHSNEEGNLRIDAIGLNKQINKDLNLLQDISLSIQAREFVVIAGVSGGGKSTLLDALNGFRPATSGNVLVNGTDLYRNFNAYRNQIGYVPQRDIVHMELTVEQALDFAAQLRMPNDTTRAERKMRVSEVLKDLGLEHRRSVPIKSLSGGQIKRVSIGVELLTKPSLFYLDEATSGLDPGTEAELMQLLRELADQGRTILLITHATDNVTMCDQVVFMARGGYLAYYGPPKEAPGYFGVEKFNQIYSKVEHELSPQEWQQRYQQSPLYQKYVAQRQQSLGASGTQRGAKRLKQQLPGAQVKTISSWKQFLILSKRNIAILMRDRVSLMLMLAVAPILGMLDLVTWSQPLFGREDGSANLALTMLFTTILFSVMVGALPTMREIVKEVDIYSRERIIGLQIIPYVFSKVWVSVLLALYQGGVFLLFKVIAIPDLPSEPGILVGMYFTITLSVIAGMLLGLLGSAAAPNQSVAPILVLVFLIPQIIFGGGVLPIDTFGPPGKVLNQLSLTKWPFEALSTLSKVGVDVAEDLCWQDVTSGKVKEVDAIEEERKKSCDCMGKSVFKTCNFPGILAEYDKSVDEPEPVKPKQPTGAAAQSPDAFDKFEKDLEEYQTAFRDWSSKRNKALGNAEGLINGINEQFSNAFKVNVNQHLGIFGIFIFAIFALTLVVQKAKDFF
- a CDS encoding class I SAM-dependent methyltransferase, whose translation is MAKKQQQTNLYTSLPELANPDDQWQEQIQAVTQRFNREYEQAAFELPPEVEAMPVFQDWNAGRLQARIASEFWQFQKPKKKQNWLDIGCGLSFLVYPWFEWEAYFYGQELSKVAQEAVNSRGPQLNSKLFKGVERGPAHHLQYEDNQFDGVVATGFSCYFSPDYWQTVVTEIKRVLKPGSVLVFDVIDPDSELADNWSILETYLGAEVFPEPLETWTSLIKTAGGKVLKAESQELFHLFKVKF